A single genomic interval of Novosphingobium ginsenosidimutans harbors:
- a CDS encoding putative quinol monooxygenase, whose translation MAKIVISAQIDLDPAKRDEALRTAQPWIDGALSQPGCIHYDWSADLNNPSRVNVFEEWESEESLAAHFAGPQYAGMLGHIGQSGLIGAVSRKYRVDAEGPVYGDDGKPTEKFG comes from the coding sequence ATGGCCAAGATCGTCATTTCCGCCCAGATCGACCTGGACCCCGCCAAGCGCGACGAAGCGCTGCGCACCGCCCAGCCGTGGATCGACGGCGCGCTGAGCCAGCCCGGCTGCATCCACTATGACTGGAGCGCCGACCTCAACAACCCGAGCCGTGTCAACGTCTTCGAGGAATGGGAAAGCGAAGAATCGCTCGCCGCGCATTTCGCCGGGCCGCAATATGCCGGGATGCTGGGCCACATCGGCCAGTCGGGCCTGATCGGCGCGGTCAGCCGCAAGTACCGCGTCGATGCCGAAGGCCCAGTCTATGGCGATGACGGCAAACCGACCGAGAAGTTCGGGTAA
- a CDS encoding ThuA domain-containing protein: MQDLLVLSGGHPYDEPAFAELLGSLDGWRVTHLLHPEAERLVGEGRAAEADGLLFYDMPGYTFADGKVETRPPSEAFRRAIMDRFAAGKGAVALHHAIAGWAEWPEWAELIGGRFLYQPGKVRGQEKPDSGYRHEVAYTAEVVLDHPVTAGLPKTFPVTDEVYLAEVFADSIQPLVRARHAFVRENFYSAAAAVAGHMFDNAGWDHAPGNDCVAWVKPAGAANLVYLQFGDAPETYANPAVRQILANALRFTAAS; this comes from the coding sequence ATGCAGGACCTGCTCGTCCTCTCAGGGGGCCACCCCTATGACGAGCCGGCCTTTGCCGAGCTGCTGGGCAGCCTCGACGGCTGGCGCGTCACCCACCTGCTGCATCCCGAAGCGGAACGGCTGGTGGGTGAAGGCCGCGCGGCCGAGGCGGACGGCCTGCTGTTCTATGACATGCCGGGTTACACCTTTGCCGACGGCAAGGTGGAAACCCGGCCGCCCAGCGAGGCCTTCCGCCGCGCGATTATGGACCGCTTTGCCGCGGGCAAAGGCGCGGTGGCGTTGCACCATGCAATCGCAGGCTGGGCCGAATGGCCAGAATGGGCCGAGCTGATCGGCGGCCGGTTCCTCTACCAGCCGGGCAAGGTGCGCGGACAGGAGAAGCCGGATTCGGGCTATCGCCACGAGGTGGCTTACACCGCCGAGGTGGTTCTTGATCATCCGGTCACTGCGGGCCTGCCAAAGACCTTCCCGGTGACTGACGAGGTCTATCTGGCCGAGGTCTTTGCCGATTCCATCCAGCCGCTGGTTCGCGCGCGGCACGCCTTCGTGCGCGAGAATTTCTACTCCGCCGCTGCCGCCGTGGCCGGGCATATGTTCGACAATGCCGGGTGGGACCACGCCCCCGGCAACGATTGCGTCGCCTGGGTGAAACCGGCCGGCGCGGCGAACCTGGTCTACCTGCAGTTCGGCGACGCGCCCGAGACTTATGCCAACCCGGCGGTGCGACAGATTCTGGCGAATGCCCTGCGATTCACCGCCGCTTCCTAA
- a CDS encoding nuclear transport factor 2 family protein, with protein MFSGPLEDRVAIQELNGTYADGVVRADAETWATVWADDAYWNLMGMEVNGKEAIVGMWKGAMGGLEAVSFHCVPCMIAVDGDKATARVQTQEIMLTKEGKTRVIGGLYEDELARRGGAWVFTSRKFRIVAEYNPEGASH; from the coding sequence ATGTTCAGCGGACCACTGGAGGATCGCGTCGCGATCCAGGAGCTTAATGGAACCTATGCCGACGGCGTAGTGCGAGCCGATGCCGAAACCTGGGCCACGGTCTGGGCCGACGATGCCTATTGGAACCTGATGGGCATGGAAGTGAACGGCAAGGAAGCCATCGTCGGCATGTGGAAGGGCGCGATGGGCGGGCTGGAGGCAGTCAGCTTTCACTGCGTGCCCTGCATGATCGCGGTTGATGGAGACAAGGCGACGGCCCGCGTCCAGACCCAGGAAATCATGCTGACCAAGGAAGGCAAGACCCGCGTGATCGGGGGCCTTTACGAGGACGAACTGGCCCGCCGGGGCGGCGCCTGGGTCTTCACCAGCCGGAAGTTCCGCATTGTTGCCGAATACAATCCCGAAGGAGCAAGCCACTGA
- a CDS encoding molybdopterin-containing oxidoreductase family protein produces MTVATHKTFCRFCHANCAMLVDVEDGKVKAVRGDPDDPEYGGYSCMKGRELPDSHNAAHRLHHSLVRGDDGEFHETPMPQALAHVASELRRIIDQYGPDSVAVFMGSGGFQNSAAWAASYSFAQAVGSKHFFTSVTLDQPAKVFTTARYGKWEGGVNNFSEADVALFIGNNPIVSHYAPVGGVPPFSPSKRIRDRKKEGLKLIVADPRLAEVGLLADIYLPVKPGEDPALLAGMLNVIINEELYDRNFVAAHVDGFEELKAAVALFPPEVAAERAGVEKDELVRAARMFAGGTKGCAVTGTGPEMAGNGTLTEYLATCLNTICARFKQEGEKSGAPRVFTSPRGSTRAQVADPVPMYGAPGMAKSRFRGLGQLGVEMPCNVMADEILTPGPGQIRALISVGGNPEVGFPNQLKMRRALDDLELFVQVDPWMSASAKRADVVLAPKQCLEREDISNLSEWWHERAYARYTEAVAEAPGDVIDEYEMFWHLAKHLGIQMQLMGGPLPMDGDAPPPKEVFLDLMAAGCLVPPSKVRQDVQKAGGAAVIYDELHPLVEAGEPSAQNRFNLTAGDMPHQLEKYSADAARAAGFDFRLISRRSKHRFNSIGQPLKNLGMKVTTNPAYIHPEDMAARGLKDGDIIEISSAHASIHGVVEASDRVRRGLISMAHAFGDSEAGKHNVREMGGSTNRLTSDEVDFDPITGQALQSAIPVRIAPA; encoded by the coding sequence ATGACCGTCGCTACCCACAAGACGTTCTGCCGTTTCTGCCACGCCAACTGCGCCATGCTCGTCGATGTCGAGGACGGCAAGGTGAAGGCCGTGCGCGGCGATCCGGATGATCCGGAATATGGCGGCTATTCCTGCATGAAGGGCCGCGAGCTGCCGGATTCGCACAACGCAGCGCACCGCCTGCACCATTCGCTGGTGCGCGGCGATGATGGCGAGTTTCATGAAACCCCGATGCCGCAGGCGCTGGCCCATGTGGCAAGTGAGCTGCGCCGGATCATCGACCAGTACGGGCCGGACAGCGTCGCCGTGTTCATGGGCTCGGGCGGGTTCCAGAACAGCGCCGCCTGGGCCGCTTCCTACAGCTTTGCCCAGGCCGTGGGCTCGAAGCACTTCTTCACCTCGGTCACGCTCGATCAGCCGGCCAAGGTTTTCACCACAGCCCGCTATGGCAAGTGGGAAGGCGGGGTGAACAACTTCTCCGAGGCCGACGTGGCGCTGTTCATCGGCAATAATCCGATCGTCTCGCACTATGCGCCGGTTGGCGGCGTGCCGCCGTTCAGCCCGTCGAAGCGGATTCGTGACCGCAAGAAGGAAGGCCTCAAGCTGATCGTCGCCGATCCGCGCCTGGCCGAAGTGGGCTTGCTGGCCGACATCTATCTGCCAGTAAAGCCGGGTGAGGACCCGGCGCTGCTGGCCGGCATGCTCAACGTAATCATCAACGAAGAGCTTTATGATCGCAATTTCGTTGCCGCTCACGTTGACGGGTTCGAGGAACTGAAGGCCGCCGTCGCGCTGTTCCCGCCCGAAGTCGCAGCCGAACGCGCCGGGGTTGAAAAGGACGAACTGGTTCGCGCCGCGCGGATGTTCGCCGGCGGGACCAAGGGCTGCGCCGTGACCGGCACCGGGCCGGAAATGGCCGGGAACGGCACCCTGACCGAATACCTCGCCACCTGCCTCAACACGATCTGTGCGCGCTTCAAGCAGGAGGGCGAAAAGTCAGGCGCGCCGCGCGTCTTCACCTCGCCGCGCGGCAGCACCCGCGCCCAGGTGGCCGATCCGGTGCCGATGTACGGTGCCCCCGGCATGGCCAAGAGTCGCTTCCGTGGCCTCGGCCAGCTGGGCGTCGAAATGCCCTGCAACGTCATGGCGGATGAGATTCTGACGCCAGGGCCCGGCCAGATTCGCGCGCTGATCTCGGTCGGCGGCAATCCCGAAGTCGGCTTCCCCAACCAGCTCAAGATGCGCCGAGCGCTCGATGATCTGGAGCTGTTCGTTCAGGTCGATCCGTGGATGAGCGCCAGCGCCAAGCGCGCCGACGTGGTCCTGGCCCCCAAGCAGTGCCTTGAGCGCGAGGATATCTCCAACCTGTCCGAATGGTGGCACGAGCGCGCCTATGCCCGTTACACCGAGGCCGTGGCCGAGGCGCCAGGCGATGTGATCGACGAGTACGAGATGTTCTGGCACCTGGCCAAGCATCTGGGCATCCAGATGCAGCTGATGGGCGGGCCGCTGCCGATGGACGGCGATGCACCGCCGCCGAAGGAAGTGTTCCTCGACCTGATGGCCGCCGGCTGCCTGGTGCCGCCGAGCAAGGTTCGCCAGGACGTGCAGAAGGCCGGCGGCGCGGCGGTGATCTATGACGAGCTGCACCCGCTGGTCGAAGCCGGCGAGCCTTCGGCCCAGAACCGCTTCAACCTGACCGCCGGGGACATGCCGCACCAGCTGGAGAAGTACAGCGCCGATGCGGCCCGCGCCGCCGGGTTCGATTTCCGCCTGATTTCGCGCCGCTCGAAGCACCGCTTCAACTCGATCGGCCAGCCGCTCAAGAACCTGGGGATGAAGGTCACCACCAACCCGGCCTATATCCACCCCGAGGATATGGCCGCGCGCGGTCTGAAAGACGGCGACATCATCGAGATTTCCTCGGCCCATGCCTCGATCCACGGTGTGGTCGAAGCCAGCGACCGCGTGCGGCGCGGGCTGATCTCGATGGCCCACGCCTTTGGCGATAGCGAGGCCGGCAAGCACAACGTGCGCGAAATGGGCGGTTCGACCAACCGCCTGACCAGCGACGAGGTGGACTTCGATCCGATCACCGGGCAGGCGCTGCAAAGTGCGATTCCGGTGCGGATCGCCCCGGCCTGA
- a CDS encoding carotenoid oxygenase family protein: MAVAFFDHPFLKGHHAPQRFEADAPDLIIHGELPQDLAGVFVRNGPEPLHPPREGDYHWFDGDGMVYAFQIEDGRVSMRNRWVRTEKFELEKAAGKRLFGVFGNPMTADPSVQGKRYNTANTNVIIHAGKLLALMEGAPAVELDPRSLDTLGEHDYGGTITTTFSAHPKVDHFTGELINIGASINGPMGEPEIRYDVIGPDGSVRKAERIKVPHHALIHTFFVTQNWVVFPIIPIDSDLSRYMSGGPMTAWVDGRPTKLAIMPRNGTAEDVRWFEYDPRHMFHECNVWEDEQGRIVADVAAANGTALFPNQDGVRRTHAETLQSLRRWIIDPKANTAWIKEEVLNERDIQFPRPDDRLMTRASRQAFGNINLKSRDGRADGMDAVLRFDTVTGAEDIYHFGEGASAGELIFAPKLGGTEEADGYAMTLVHRANEPGSELAIFDAKNIAAGPLCTVEIPFRVPSGFHCNFYAADSALYRGAYGAA, encoded by the coding sequence ATGGCAGTAGCTTTCTTCGATCACCCGTTCCTCAAAGGCCACCACGCACCGCAGCGGTTCGAGGCCGATGCGCCTGACCTGATCATCCACGGCGAGCTGCCGCAGGATCTGGCTGGCGTCTTCGTGCGCAACGGGCCTGAGCCGCTCCATCCCCCGCGTGAGGGCGACTATCACTGGTTTGATGGTGATGGCATGGTCTATGCCTTCCAGATCGAGGACGGCCGCGTTTCGATGCGCAACCGCTGGGTCCGGACCGAGAAGTTCGAGCTGGAGAAAGCAGCAGGCAAGCGCTTGTTCGGCGTGTTCGGCAACCCGATGACCGCCGATCCCTCGGTCCAGGGCAAGCGCTATAACACCGCCAACACCAATGTGATCATCCACGCCGGTAAGCTGCTGGCGCTGATGGAAGGCGCCCCGGCGGTCGAGCTCGATCCGCGCAGCCTCGATACCCTGGGCGAGCATGACTACGGCGGCACGATCACCACCACTTTCAGCGCGCACCCCAAGGTCGATCACTTCACCGGTGAGCTGATCAACATCGGCGCTTCGATCAACGGGCCGATGGGCGAACCGGAAATCCGCTATGACGTGATCGGTCCCGATGGTTCGGTCCGCAAGGCCGAGCGGATCAAGGTGCCGCACCATGCGCTGATCCACACCTTCTTCGTGACGCAAAACTGGGTGGTCTTCCCGATCATCCCGATCGACAGCGATCTTTCGCGCTATATGTCGGGCGGGCCGATGACCGCCTGGGTCGATGGCCGCCCGACCAAGCTGGCGATCATGCCGCGCAATGGCACGGCCGAGGATGTGCGCTGGTTCGAATACGATCCGCGTCACATGTTCCACGAATGCAACGTCTGGGAGGACGAGCAGGGCCGGATCGTCGCCGATGTTGCCGCGGCCAATGGCACGGCGCTGTTCCCCAACCAGGACGGGGTGCGCCGCACCCATGCCGAAACGCTGCAAAGCCTGCGCCGCTGGATCATCGATCCCAAGGCCAACACCGCCTGGATCAAGGAAGAGGTGCTGAACGAGCGCGATATCCAGTTCCCCCGGCCCGACGACCGGCTGATGACCCGCGCCTCGCGCCAGGCCTTCGGCAATATCAACCTCAAGTCGCGCGATGGCCGGGCTGACGGGATGGACGCCGTCCTCAGGTTCGACACGGTGACCGGGGCCGAGGACATCTACCACTTCGGCGAGGGCGCTTCGGCCGGCGAGCTGATCTTCGCGCCGAAGCTCGGCGGCACGGAAGAGGCGGATGGCTATGCCATGACCCTGGTCCACCGCGCCAACGAGCCGGGCAGCGAACTTGCGATCTTCGATGCCAAGAATATCGCCGCTGGGCCGCTCTGCACGGTCGAGATTCCGTTCCGCGTGCCTTCGGGCTTCCACTGCAATTTCTACGCCGCCGACAGCGCGCTTTATCGCGGCGCCTATGGCGCTGCCTGA
- a CDS encoding SDR family NAD(P)-dependent oxidoreductase, with amino-acid sequence MKLQGKIAAITGGTAGLGRGMAEAFLAEGASVALMARNPEKGAKVLEELGVGDRAIFVAGDAMNQADVEGFIDATVANFGRIDILVNNAGGAGDLQPMVNLSDEAFDQAMKWNVYSTFWATRRALKPMLAQKHGRIINISSMEGKHGKPIFTAYTAAKHAINGMTKSLAREVGTEGITANCICPGLVITDIIKDNGPAVAATMGMTLDEMIAHFAQESAIKRPNKVEEIAAVAVLLASEAGAGITGAMFSVDGGTAQY; translated from the coding sequence ATGAAACTGCAGGGCAAGATTGCAGCCATTACCGGAGGCACGGCAGGGCTGGGGCGCGGCATGGCCGAGGCCTTCCTGGCCGAGGGCGCCAGCGTCGCGCTGATGGCCCGCAATCCCGAAAAGGGCGCCAAGGTGCTGGAGGAACTTGGCGTGGGCGACCGCGCGATCTTCGTGGCCGGCGATGCGATGAACCAGGCCGACGTCGAAGGCTTTATCGATGCGACCGTGGCCAACTTTGGCCGGATCGACATCCTGGTCAACAATGCCGGCGGTGCTGGCGATCTGCAGCCGATGGTCAACCTGTCGGACGAGGCGTTCGACCAGGCGATGAAGTGGAACGTCTATTCGACCTTCTGGGCCACCCGCCGCGCGCTGAAGCCGATGCTGGCGCAGAAGCACGGACGGATCATCAACATCTCCTCGATGGAGGGGAAGCACGGCAAGCCGATCTTCACCGCCTATACCGCCGCCAAGCACGCGATCAACGGCATGACCAAGTCACTGGCCCGCGAAGTCGGGACCGAGGGGATTACGGCGAACTGCATCTGCCCGGGCCTGGTGATCACCGACATCATCAAGGATAACGGCCCCGCCGTCGCCGCGACGATGGGCATGACGCTGGACGAGATGATCGCGCACTTCGCGCAGGAATCGGCGATCAAGCGCCCCAACAAGGTTGAGGAAATCGCCGCCGTGGCGGTACTGCTGGCCTCGGAAGCCGGCGCCGGGATCACCGGCGCCATGTTCAGCGTGGACGGCGGGACCGCCCAGTACTGA
- a CDS encoding SDR family NAD(P)-dependent oxidoreductase, producing MGRLAGKKAVVLGAASKDNMGQTIARLFAREGAEVMVAGRKEEPLKALATEIGGHYALCDITKRAEVRAMADAAVAKMGRVDAAINASGWGLLASLVDTTEEQLDQIVDLQFKGVHHFLQAFVEKMIAQQPSGGSLISISSATTRAVINNHAAYIGTKTGSEALIRCVANDYGHYGIKANTVSPAFTESPMTEQSFAVPGLVDAFLPRYPLGRLNTSEDVANACLWLCTDEAFLTGQNIQPNGGLTLRGNPQASDIERSVGAAMAKLQGGS from the coding sequence ATGGGCCGTTTGGCAGGCAAGAAGGCGGTGGTTCTGGGCGCCGCATCCAAGGACAACATGGGCCAGACGATTGCCCGCCTGTTCGCGCGCGAAGGGGCCGAGGTGATGGTCGCCGGCCGCAAGGAAGAACCGCTAAAGGCGCTCGCGACCGAAATCGGCGGGCACTATGCGCTGTGCGACATTACCAAGCGGGCCGAGGTCCGGGCCATGGCCGATGCCGCCGTGGCCAAGATGGGCCGGGTCGATGCCGCCATCAACGCCTCGGGCTGGGGCCTGCTCGCCAGTCTGGTCGACACCACCGAGGAACAGCTCGACCAGATCGTCGACCTGCAATTCAAGGGTGTGCACCACTTCCTCCAGGCCTTTGTCGAGAAGATGATCGCGCAGCAGCCCAGCGGCGGCTCGCTGATCTCGATCTCCTCGGCCACGACCCGCGCGGTGATCAACAACCACGCCGCCTATATCGGCACCAAGACCGGGTCAGAGGCGCTGATCCGCTGCGTTGCCAACGATTACGGACACTATGGGATCAAGGCCAACACGGTCTCTCCGGCCTTCACCGAATCGCCGATGACCGAGCAGTCGTTCGCCGTGCCGGGCCTGGTCGATGCCTTCCTGCCGCGCTATCCGCTGGGCCGGCTCAACACATCCGAAGACGTCGCCAACGCCTGCCTGTGGCTCTGCACCGACGAAGCCTTCCTGACCGGCCAGAACATTCAGCCGAACGGCGGCCTGACCCTGCGCGGCAACCCGCAGGCGAGCGACATTGAGCGCTCGGTCGGCGCGGCGATGGCGAAGCTGCAGGGCGGCAGCTGA
- a CDS encoding NADP-dependent oxidoreductase has translation MPTTARQWLLNGHPRGRGIEDSDFKFAEVQLADPGPGEMLFKTRYLGFDPAQKGWMENIADYVAPMAIGEVMRGSVIAEVLASNGGRFAVGDMVFGSVGWTDHFVSNGEGLSKVETDLPPTAVLSVLGTTGVTAYCGLFKVGKPVAGDTVLVSGAAGATGSIVGQLAKIAGCRVVGIAGGKDKCEWLVREAGYDAAIDYKAGSVRDQIKEHCPRGVDVIFDNVGGSILNDMLSQIATGARVVICGGISRYETGTLPAGPQNYFNLVFRRGTMAGFIVLDWAAEFPAIRKRLEGFVKEGKLAYQEDVQHGFENAPDTLKRLFVGANRGKQLLQL, from the coding sequence ATGCCCACTACCGCTCGCCAATGGCTGCTGAATGGCCACCCCCGTGGTCGCGGGATCGAAGACAGCGATTTCAAGTTCGCCGAAGTCCAGCTGGCCGATCCCGGTCCCGGCGAGATGCTGTTCAAGACCCGCTACCTGGGCTTTGACCCGGCGCAGAAGGGCTGGATGGAAAACATCGCCGACTATGTCGCGCCGATGGCGATCGGCGAGGTGATGCGCGGCAGTGTGATCGCCGAGGTTCTGGCCAGCAATGGCGGCCGGTTCGCCGTCGGCGACATGGTCTTCGGTTCAGTTGGCTGGACCGATCACTTTGTGTCGAACGGCGAAGGGCTGTCGAAGGTCGAAACCGATCTGCCGCCGACGGCTGTACTCTCGGTCCTCGGCACCACGGGCGTCACAGCCTATTGCGGCTTGTTCAAGGTCGGCAAGCCGGTGGCGGGGGATACCGTGCTGGTTTCTGGCGCGGCCGGGGCGACTGGGTCGATCGTCGGCCAGCTCGCCAAGATCGCCGGCTGCCGCGTCGTCGGGATCGCAGGGGGCAAGGACAAGTGTGAATGGTTGGTCCGCGAGGCCGGCTATGACGCGGCGATCGACTACAAGGCGGGGTCAGTCCGTGACCAGATCAAGGAGCACTGCCCGCGCGGGGTGGACGTGATCTTTGACAACGTCGGCGGCTCGATCCTTAACGACATGCTCAGCCAGATCGCCACCGGCGCGCGCGTAGTGATCTGCGGCGGAATCAGCCGGTACGAGACCGGCACGCTACCCGCCGGCCCGCAGAACTACTTCAACCTGGTGTTCCGCCGCGGGACCATGGCCGGCTTCATCGTGCTTGACTGGGCAGCCGAGTTCCCGGCGATCCGCAAGCGGCTGGAAGGCTTCGTCAAGGAAGGCAAGCTGGCCTACCAGGAAGACGTGCAGCACGGGTTCGAAAATGCGCCCGACACGCTGAAGCGCCTGTTCGTAGGTGCCAACCGCGGCAAGCAGCTACTGCAGCTGTAA
- a CDS encoding FAD-dependent oxidoreductase produces MSDCDVLVLGSGAAGMTAALAAHEAGAKVRLLERGDKVGGTSAVSGGVIWVANNPRMQAAGMADSRDEALAYFRALDHGDLVDETLEAFVDKGPEALAFLEGIDALKVALLDGYPDYYLDRPGAKPGGGRALDHDLFALTELGDWAARIFAIDEPKPMMLRETPLGGGSGVVAPEEIGRRMAAQERGFGQAMVGRMLKACLARGIEPELGCEVVRLTREGDRITGVELADGTVIRACHGVVVATGGFEWDAELRQAFLRGPVTAPASPPTAAGAGLKLAMAAGAKLGNMTQAWWAPTLAPPGRHWLGGEQRAEPVLIERTVPHGLLVNRAGQRFCNEAANYSALAGAFHAFDPQSYDYLNIPAWLVFDAQYAARYPLGTRLPPAPIPDWVPRADSLAELAQLIGLDPAMLEATVARFNEHARAGHDPDFQRGTSAYDHFYGDRSRSGTAVTLGPVEQGPFYAARIEMGLLGTNGGPRTDAAGRILGHDNAPIPGLYGAGNAIACPTGGIYAGAGGTLGPALTFGYIAGQAAARRSNV; encoded by the coding sequence ATGAGCGATTGCGATGTCCTGGTATTGGGAAGCGGCGCTGCGGGGATGACCGCGGCCCTGGCGGCACACGAAGCGGGGGCCAAGGTCCGTTTGCTCGAGCGCGGCGACAAGGTGGGCGGAACCTCGGCTGTCTCGGGCGGGGTGATCTGGGTCGCCAACAACCCCCGGATGCAGGCGGCCGGCATGGCCGACAGCCGGGACGAGGCGCTGGCCTATTTCCGCGCGCTCGACCACGGCGATCTGGTTGACGAAACGCTCGAAGCCTTTGTCGACAAGGGTCCCGAGGCGCTGGCCTTCCTGGAAGGGATCGATGCGCTGAAGGTCGCGCTGCTGGATGGGTATCCGGACTATTACCTCGACCGCCCCGGGGCCAAGCCGGGGGGCGGCCGCGCGCTTGACCACGATCTCTTCGCCCTGACCGAACTGGGTGACTGGGCCGCGCGGATCTTCGCAATTGACGAGCCTAAGCCGATGATGCTGCGCGAAACGCCCTTGGGCGGCGGCAGCGGCGTGGTTGCGCCCGAGGAAATCGGCCGGCGCATGGCCGCGCAGGAGCGCGGCTTTGGACAGGCGATGGTCGGACGGATGCTCAAGGCCTGTCTGGCGCGCGGGATCGAACCGGAGCTGGGCTGCGAGGTAGTGCGGCTTACCCGCGAAGGCGACCGGATCACCGGGGTCGAACTGGCCGATGGCACCGTGATCCGCGCCTGCCACGGCGTGGTCGTGGCCACGGGCGGCTTCGAATGGGACGCGGAGCTGCGCCAGGCTTTCCTGCGCGGACCGGTGACGGCACCGGCCTCACCGCCGACGGCTGCCGGTGCTGGCCTCAAGCTGGCCATGGCCGCCGGGGCCAAGCTGGGCAACATGACCCAGGCCTGGTGGGCACCGACGCTGGCCCCGCCGGGACGCCATTGGCTAGGCGGGGAGCAGCGCGCCGAGCCGGTCCTGATCGAGCGGACCGTGCCGCACGGCCTGCTGGTCAACCGCGCCGGGCAGCGCTTCTGCAACGAGGCAGCGAACTATTCGGCGCTGGCCGGGGCGTTTCATGCCTTCGATCCGCAGAGCTATGACTATCTCAACATCCCGGCCTGGCTGGTGTTCGATGCGCAATATGCGGCGCGCTATCCGCTCGGCACCCGTCTGCCGCCCGCGCCGATCCCGGACTGGGTGCCGCGCGCCGATAGCCTGGCCGAACTGGCCCAGTTGATCGGCCTTGATCCCGCGATGCTTGAGGCAACCGTCGCGCGGTTCAACGAACATGCCCGCGCCGGCCACGATCCCGACTTTCAGCGCGGTACTTCGGCCTATGACCACTTCTATGGCGACCGCAGCCGGAGCGGCACGGCGGTTACGCTCGGCCCGGTTGAGCAGGGCCCATTCTACGCCGCGCGAATCGAGATGGGGCTGCTCGGCACCAACGGCGGCCCGCGCACCGATGCTGCGGGGCGGATCCTGGGTCACGACAACGCCCCGATTCCCGGCCTCTATGGTGCGGGCAATGCCATCGCCTGTCCGACCGGTGGGATCTATGCCGGTGCCGGGGGCACACTCGGCCCCGCGCTGACCTTTGGCTATATCGCCGGGCAGGCCGCCGCGCGCCG
- a CDS encoding NADP-dependent oxidoreductase, with amino-acid sequence MTVNRRFLLWRRPQGEPVPEDFELVTEPLPELAEGQFLIRNHYASLDPAMRGWMDDADSYMPPIPLGAPVRASTIGVVEASRAEGFAPGQWVMGLNGIEDYSVGTVGGFTQPIDPGLVPSVTNYLSLFGAVGMTAYFGLFEVCEPKPGDTVLVSGAAGAVGSIVGQLAKIHGCKTIGIAGGAEKCKRLTERYGFDVAIDYRGKDEAALTAEIAAAAPNGVDVIFENVGGIILDAGLANLAMNARVGLCGLISEYNSEEPVGARNLWRLIVKRASIRGLLVADYVARFGEGAAKMGEWAAQGRINIDEHVDEGIENAYSAFMRLFSGSNQGKMILKI; translated from the coding sequence ATGACCGTAAATCGACGTTTCCTGCTGTGGCGCCGCCCGCAGGGTGAGCCGGTGCCCGAGGATTTCGAACTCGTCACCGAGCCCCTGCCCGAGCTAGCCGAGGGGCAGTTCCTGATTCGCAACCACTACGCCTCGCTCGATCCGGCGATGCGCGGGTGGATGGACGATGCCGATAGCTACATGCCGCCGATCCCGCTCGGCGCCCCGGTCCGCGCCAGCACGATCGGCGTGGTCGAGGCGAGCAGGGCCGAAGGCTTTGCGCCTGGCCAATGGGTGATGGGCCTGAACGGGATCGAAGACTATTCGGTCGGAACGGTTGGCGGCTTTACCCAGCCGATTGACCCGGGCCTGGTGCCCAGCGTCACCAACTACCTCTCGCTGTTCGGCGCCGTAGGCATGACGGCCTATTTTGGCCTGTTCGAGGTTTGCGAACCCAAGCCCGGCGATACCGTGCTGGTCAGCGGCGCGGCTGGGGCGGTCGGCTCGATTGTCGGCCAGCTGGCCAAGATCCATGGCTGCAAGACCATCGGCATCGCCGGCGGCGCGGAGAAGTGCAAGCGCCTGACCGAGCGTTACGGCTTCGATGTGGCGATCGACTATCGCGGCAAGGACGAGGCGGCGCTGACTGCCGAGATCGCCGCCGCCGCCCCGAACGGCGTCGACGTGATCTTCGAGAATGTCGGCGGGATCATCCTTGATGCCGGCCTCGCCAACCTTGCCATGAACGCCCGCGTTGGGCTGTGCGGCCTGATCAGCGAGTACAACAGCGAGGAGCCGGTCGGCGCGCGCAACCTGTGGCGCCTGATCGTCAAGCGCGCCTCGATCCGCGGTCTGCTGGTGGCGGACTATGTCGCCCGCTTTGGCGAGGGTGCAGCGAAGATGGGCGAATGGGCGGCGCAGGGCAGGATCAACATCGACGAGCATGTCGATGAAGGGATCGAGAACGCCTATTCCGCCTTCATGCGGCTGTTCAGCGGGTCCAACCAGGGCAAGATGATCCTGAAGATCTGA